In Pseudomonas sp. p1(2021b), the genomic window TGGGAACTACAGATATGACGGTATGGCTGGTGGTGTCAATCCTTGCGCTGATTCTCAGCCCCCTGGCCTGGTTGCGGCCATCGCGCAAGCAGAGTGAACAGATGAACTTGCGCATGGAGGGGCGACGCATGGGCCTCGCCATGCAGCTGGCGCCCCAGACCTGGCCTCATTGGCTGGAAAAGGAGCCGCCAAGCCCTTGCCCGCAATACCACCGCGCGCGGCGTAAAGGCCATGACGATACCTGGGTGTATTGGCAGGTCACCCCGGGTGTGTGGTGGAACCAGTGGCGCGAGCCATGCGAGGACGCCCGTCTGTGCGAGGCCTTTGCGCGCCTGCCGGAGAGCGTCTACAAGATCGAAGCCGACAGCCGCATGCTTGCCCTGTACTGGGGCGAGCGGGGCGACAAATCTGTTTTGCAGGATATTGCCCAGGTCCTCGAAGCCCTCGCTTGATAGGGTTGGGGTATTGGGCGGGCGCTCGATTTCATCGGCGCCGCAAAATTCAAGGCATGCGCTGCGCCATGAATACCTGCCCATCACTGTCATCATGTTTCGTACCCAGTGGGTGCAAAATGACCGGAAAGTCGCGTTTTCACCGTGCTTGCGAGCATTTGACAACGTCGATCTTTTCGAGGAATGTGTGCGTACCCAAATCAAACGGGCGTATGAATTGAGCGTTTGTATGTCGAACGGCTCTAACAGAATCCCGACTCGCGCGCTGACGGGTGTGCCTGGGTAGGGGCCAAGCCGGCCCTTAATGCCAGCGTTCGGCGTGTACAGTTCAGCTTCCATATCGTGGAGATCAGTTGATGATTTACGAAGGTAAAGCCATCACGGTTAAGGCTCTTGAAAGCGGCATCGTCGAACTGAAGTTCGACCTCAAGGGTGAGTCCGTCAACAAGTTCAACCGCCTGACCCTGGACGAACTGCGCCAGGCCGTGGATGCCATCAAGGCCGACGCCGCCATCAAGGGTGTGATCGTCAGCAGCGGCAAGGATGTGTTCATCGTCGGCGCCGACATCACCGAATTCGTCGACAACTTCAAGCTGCCCGAGGCCGAGCTGGTCGCCGGGAACCTGGAAGCCAACCGCATCTTCAACGACTTCGAAGACCTCGAAGTGCCGACCGTTGTCGCCATCAACGGCATCGCCCTGGGCGGCGGCCTGGAGATGTGCCTGGCGGCGGACTACCGCGTCATGTCCAGCACGGCGAAGATCGGCCTGCCTGAAGTCAAGCTGGGTATCTACCCAGGCTTCGGCGGTACCGTGCGCCTGCCACGCCTGATCGGCTCGGACAACGCCATCGAATGGATCGCCGCCGGCAAGGAAAACCGTGCCGAGGACGCCCTGAAGGTCGGTGCCGTCGATGCCGTGGTGGCCCCCGAGCTGCTGCATGCCGCAGCCCTGGACCTGATCAAGCGCGCCATCAGCGGCGAGCTGGACCACAAGGCCAAGCGCCAGCCCAAGCTGGAGAAGCTCAAGCTCAACGCCATCGAGCAGATGATGGCCTTCGAGACCGCCAAGGGCTTCGTGGCAGGCCAGGCCGGCCCGAACTACCCGGCACCGGTCGAAGCCATCAAGACCATCCAGAAGGCGGCCAACTTCGGCCGTGACAAGGCCCTGGAAGTCGAAGCCGCAGGCTTTGCCAAGCTGGCCAAGACCTCGGTCGCCGAAAGCCTGATCGGCCTGTTCCTCAATGACCAGGAACTCAAGCGCAAGGCCAAGGCCCATGACCAGATCGCCCACGACGTGAAGCAGGCCGCCGTGCTCGGCGCCGGCATCATGGGCGGTGGCATCGCCTACCAGTCGGCGGTCAAGGGCACGCCGATCCTGATGAAGGACATCCGCGAAGAAGCCATCCAGCTGGGCCTGAACGAAGCCTCCAAGCTGCTCGGCAAGCGTGTCGAAAAGGGCCGCCTGACCCCGGCCAAGATGGCCGAGGCGCTCAATGCCATTCGCCCGACCCTGTCCTACGGTGACTTCGGCACTGTCGATATCGTCGTCGAGGCCGTGGTCGAGAATCCGAAGGTCAAGCAGGCCGTGCTGGCGGAAGTGGAAGGGCAGGTCAAGGAGGATGCGATCCTGGCCTCCAACACCTCGACCATTTCCATCAACCTGCTGGCCAAGGCGCTCAAGCGCCCGGAAAACTTCGTCGGCATGCACTTCTTCAACCCGGTGCACATGATGCCGCTGGTGGAAGTGATCCGTGGCGAGAAGTCCAGCGATGTGGCGGTCGCCACCACCGTGGCCTACGCCAAGAAGATGGGCAAGAACCCGATCGTGGTCAACGACTGCCCGGGCTTCCTGGTCAACCGCGTGCTGTTCCCGTACTTCGGCGGCTTCGCCAAGCTGGTCAGCGCAGGTGTGGACTTCGTGCGCATCGACAAGGTCATGGAGAAGTTCGGTTGGCCCATGGGCCCGGCCTACCTGATGGACGTGGTCGGCATCGACACCGGCCACCATGGCCGCGATGTCATGGCCGAAGGCTTCCCGGACCGCATGAAGGACGATCGCCGCTCCGCCGTCGATGCGTTGTACGAGGCCAACCGCCTGGGCCAGAAGAACGGCAAGGGCTTCTACGCCTACGAAACCGACAAGCGCGGCAAGCCGAAGAAGGTCGCCGACCCATCGGTGCTGGAAGTGCTCAAGCCGATCGTCTTCGAACAGCGTGAGGTGACCGACGAGGACATCGTCAACTGGATGATGATCCCGCTGTGCCTGGAGACCGTTCGCTGCCTGGAAGACGGCATCGTCGAAACCGCCGCCGAGGCGGACATGGGCCTGGTGTACGGCATCGGCTTCCCTCCCTTCCGCGGTGGCGCGCTGCGCTACATCGATTCGATCGGGGTCGCCGAGTTCGTCGCCCTGGCAGACCGGTACGCCGATCTGGGGCCGCTGTACCACCCGACCGCGAAGCTGCGCGAAATGGCCAAGAGCGGCCAGCGCTTCTTCAACTGAGCGCCCAACGAGTTAGAGCGAGAATATTGATATGAGCCTGAATCCAAGAGACGTGGTGATTGTCGACTTCGGTCGCACGCCGATGGGCCGTTCCAAGGGTGGTATGCACCGCAATACCCGTGCCGAGGACATGTCCGCGCACCTGATCAGCAAGCTGCTGGAGCGCAACGACAAGGTCGATCCGAAGGAAGTCGAGGACGTGATCTGGGGCTGCGTCAACCAGACCCTCGAGCAGGGCTGGAACATCGCCCGCATGGCCTCCTTGATGACCCCGATCCCGCATACCTCGGCCGCCCAGACCGTCAGCCGCCTGTGCGGCTCGTCCATGAGCGCGCTGCACACCGCCGCCCAGGCGATCATGACCGGCAACGGCGATGTATTCGTGGTCGGTGGCGTCGAGCACATGGGCCACGTCAGCATGATGCACGGCGTCGACCCGAACCCGCATCTTTCCCTGTACGCAGCCAAGGCCTCGGGCATGATGGGGCTGACTGCCGAGATGCTCGGCAAGATGCACGGTATCACCCGTGAGCAGCAGGACCAGTTCGGCCTGCGTTCGCACCAGCTTGCCCACAAGGCGACGGTCGAAGGCAAGTTCAAGGACGAGATCATCCCGATGCAAGGGTATGACGAGAACGGTTTCCTCAAGGTCTTCGACTACGACGAGACCATTCGCCCGGAAACCACCCTCGAAGGCCTGGCATCGCTCAAGCCGGCATTCAACCCCAAGGGCGGTACCGTCACTGCGGGTACTTCGTCGCAGATCACCGATGGCGCCTCCTGCATGATCGTCATGTCCGGCCAGCGTGCCATGGACCTTGGGATCCA contains:
- the fadB gene encoding fatty acid oxidation complex subunit alpha FadB encodes the protein MIYEGKAITVKALESGIVELKFDLKGESVNKFNRLTLDELRQAVDAIKADAAIKGVIVSSGKDVFIVGADITEFVDNFKLPEAELVAGNLEANRIFNDFEDLEVPTVVAINGIALGGGLEMCLAADYRVMSSTAKIGLPEVKLGIYPGFGGTVRLPRLIGSDNAIEWIAAGKENRAEDALKVGAVDAVVAPELLHAAALDLIKRAISGELDHKAKRQPKLEKLKLNAIEQMMAFETAKGFVAGQAGPNYPAPVEAIKTIQKAANFGRDKALEVEAAGFAKLAKTSVAESLIGLFLNDQELKRKAKAHDQIAHDVKQAAVLGAGIMGGGIAYQSAVKGTPILMKDIREEAIQLGLNEASKLLGKRVEKGRLTPAKMAEALNAIRPTLSYGDFGTVDIVVEAVVENPKVKQAVLAEVEGQVKEDAILASNTSTISINLLAKALKRPENFVGMHFFNPVHMMPLVEVIRGEKSSDVAVATTVAYAKKMGKNPIVVNDCPGFLVNRVLFPYFGGFAKLVSAGVDFVRIDKVMEKFGWPMGPAYLMDVVGIDTGHHGRDVMAEGFPDRMKDDRRSAVDALYEANRLGQKNGKGFYAYETDKRGKPKKVADPSVLEVLKPIVFEQREVTDEDIVNWMMIPLCLETVRCLEDGIVETAAEADMGLVYGIGFPPFRGGALRYIDSIGVAEFVALADRYADLGPLYHPTAKLREMAKSGQRFFN
- the fadA gene encoding acetyl-CoA C-acyltransferase FadA; translation: MSLNPRDVVIVDFGRTPMGRSKGGMHRNTRAEDMSAHLISKLLERNDKVDPKEVEDVIWGCVNQTLEQGWNIARMASLMTPIPHTSAAQTVSRLCGSSMSALHTAAQAIMTGNGDVFVVGGVEHMGHVSMMHGVDPNPHLSLYAAKASGMMGLTAEMLGKMHGITREQQDQFGLRSHQLAHKATVEGKFKDEIIPMQGYDENGFLKVFDYDETIRPETTLEGLASLKPAFNPKGGTVTAGTSSQITDGASCMIVMSGQRAMDLGIQPLAVIRSMAVAGVDPAIMGYGPVPSTQKALKRAGLTMADIDFIELNEAFAAQALPVLKDLKVLDKMDEKVNLHGGAIALGHPFGCSGARISGTLLNVMKQNGGTLGVATMCVGLGQGITTVFERV